One Engraulis encrasicolus isolate BLACKSEA-1 chromosome 5, IST_EnEncr_1.0, whole genome shotgun sequence DNA segment encodes these proteins:
- the ncam3 gene encoding neural cell adhesion molecule 1 isoform X1 codes for MAATGLLMKCCVLLTYCILTAQSHAPSIVMSDPDVKVGTDKVLPCKAGAEGTITWWHNGEELEEGDETSNKLVEKIDETSSKLTIKNAKLSDSGTYMCKCEYDASGEEKKISVELFVYEPITFGQTATYHEFLQGSKALIPCLATGKPAVEVQWLQSNTRLVTDGMRGTLASESSALFCGKSRITMRPDHSLQIENVQRDDRATYTCKAWIQGRPVHSEIEISVVINVPPSVEIKDKMKSVKSGADASTSISCATSGVPQPNISWVMPIGLDPERHKFNSDKSELTITPVKPEDNGEYICTAKNKIGEATATAFLDVSEHPVVILSETEVRVKPTEMVSVSCNITGKPTPTLNWIKKGSDGITGLRSSGRIRVEGSDLIIENVAPSDGGLYSCIANSSSGIQEEDFSLQTYPGKPTQVSVKEGAAAATFSLGLPVVDGGSPITGYILQWRQSAQQEWNQTVIQATDPMVATPLLPYTKYSLRLAAQNAVGAGEFSDANDVRTLGARGEPDKPFLTDDGIVFEDNIARIPFKQLDTGGSPISSYMVRYKSSKDDEWREKDLLRNATEIYLHDLKYSSDYHLEIIAQNPKGPSMPATLNFTVPQPSAATKAGLGKGGVVGIVMFIFLILLIAVDATCCYTNRCGMLMFLAVKLFGQKVPGAKGMEEGDTNGIDMKVNGVESPRGSIPKEQAPNGQSKGAQSEVTCDKAPLTKFEKEPANGDPTTEA; via the exons ATGGCTGCTACTGGGTTGCTGATGAAATGTTGTGTTCTTCTCACGTACTGCATATTGACAG CTCAATCACATGCACCTTCCATTGTTATGAGTGACCCTGATGTAAAAGTGGGTACTGATAAAGTTCTTCCCTGTAAAG CTGGTGCAGAAGGAACCATCACATGGTGGCACAACGGTGAGGAGCTAGAGGAAGGTGATGAAACCTCCAATAAGCTTGTCGAAAAAATCGATGAAACCTCCAGTAAGCTTACAATAAAAAATGCCAAATTGTCAGACTCGGGGACATACATGTGTAAGTGTGAATACGATGCGTCGGGTGAGGAGAAGAAGATATCCGTTGAACTCTTTGTATATG AGCCCATTACCTTTGGCCAAACCGCGACATACCATGAGTTCCTGCAGGGCTCCAAGGCCCTCATCCCCTGTCTCGCCACCGGGAAGCCGGCTGTGGAGGTCCAGTGGCTACAGAGCAACACACGGCTGGTGACTGATGGTATGCGGGGCACTCTCGCCTCCGaatcctctgctctcttctgtg GAAAGTCACGGATCACCATGCGGCCAGACCACTCGCTCCAGATTGAAAATGTTCAGAGAGATGACAGGGCCACGTATACCTGCAAAGCCTGGATACAAGGACGCCCAGTGCATAGTGAGATAGAAATCTCTGTTGTCATCAACG TTCCTCCATCAGTGGAAATAAAAGATAAAATGAAAAGTGTTAAAAGTGGAGCTGATGCTTCAACCTCAATATCCTGTGCAACCTCCGGAGTACCCCAGCCAAACATCTCATGGGTAAT GCCTATTGGACTGGACCCTGAGCGCCACAAGTTCAACTCAGACAAGAGCGAGCTCACCATAACACCTGTGAAACCAGAGGACAATGGAGAGTACATTTGCACGGCCAAAAATAAGATTGGAGAGGCAACGGCCACCGCTTTTCTTGATGTCTCAG AACACCCAGTGGTGATTCTGAGTGAGACTGAAGTACGAGTCAAGCCGACAGAGATGGTGTCTGTGTCCTGCAATATCACAGGGAAGCCCACCCCAACTCTAAACTGGATTAAGAAGGGCTCAGATGGAATCACG GGCTTGAGGAGCAGCGGCCGAATCAGAGTTGAGGGATCCGACCTGATCATTGAGAACGTGGCGCCCTCCGATGGCGGTCTGTATTCCTGCATCGCCAACAGCAGCTCTGGGATCCAAGAGGAGGACTTCAGTTTGCAGA cCTACCCAGGGAAGCCCACACAAGTGTCCGTGAAGGAGGGAGCAGCTGCGGCCACGTTCAGTCTGGGTCTCCCTGTGGTGGACGGAGGCTCCCCCATCACTGGCTACATCCTCCAGTGGAGGCAGAGTGCACAGCAGGAGTGGAACCAAACCGTCATCCAGGCCACTG ATCCTATGGTTGCCACGCCTTTGTTGCCCTACACTAAATATTCCCTTCGCCTGGCGGCCCAGAATGCTGTTGGAGCAGGAGAGTTCTCTGATGCCAATGACGTTCGCACTCTGGGAGCGCG AGGTGAACCAGACAAACCTTTCCTCACAGATGACGGCATAGTGTTTGAAGACAACATTGCTAGGATCCCCTTTAAGCAACTAGACACTGGTGGTTCCCCTATCAGTTCCTACATGGTCCGTTACAAGTCG AGCAAAGATGATGAGTGGAGGGAGAAGGATCTGCTCCGAAACGCCACAGAGATCTACCTCCATGACCTGAAGTACAGCTCTGACTACCACCTGGAGATCATTGCTCAGAACCCCAAAGGACCATCCATGCCCGCCACGCTGAACTTCACTGTCCCACAGCCCAGCGCAG CAACTAAAGCCGGTTTGGGGAAGGGTGGTGTGGTTGGCATAGTGAtgttcatcttcctcatcctgctCATCGCTGTGGATGCCACCTGTTGCTATACCAACCGCTGTGGCATGCTGATGTTCCTGGCAGTCAAGCTGTTTGGACAGAAGGTGCCAGGGGCAAAGGGCATGGAGGAGGGCGACACAAATGGCAT TGACATGAAGGTGAATGGGGTAGAATCTCCGCGGGGTAGCATTCCAAAAGAGCAGGCGCCAAACGGCCAATCCAAAGGGGCGCAGTCTGAGGTCACCTGCGACAAAGCACCTCTCACCAAATTTGA
- the ncam3 gene encoding neural cell adhesion molecule 1 isoform X3, which yields MAATGLLMKCCVLLTYCILTAQSHAPSIVMSDPDVKVGTDKVLPCKAGAEGTITWWHNGEELEEGDETSNKLVEKIDETSSKLTIKNAKLSDSGTYMCKCEYDASGEEKKISVELFVYEPITFGQTATYHEFLQGSKALIPCLATGKPAVEVQWLQSNTRLVTDGMRGTLASESSALFCGKSRITMRPDHSLQIENVQRDDRATYTCKAWIQGRPVHSEIEISVVINVPPSVEIKDKMKSVKSGADASTSISCATSGVPQPNISWVMPIGLDPERHKFNSDKSELTITPVKPEDNGEYICTAKNKIGEATATAFLDVSEHPVVILSETEVRVKPTEMVSVSCNITGKPTPTLNWIKKGSDGITGLRSSGRIRVEGSDLIIENVAPSDGGLYSCIANSSSGIQEEDFSLQTYPGKPTQVSVKEGAAAATFSLGLPVVDGGSPITGYILQWRQSAQQEWNQTVIQATDPMVATPLLPYTKYSLRLAAQNAVGAGEFSDANDVRTLGARGEPDKPFLTDDGIVFEDNIARIPFKQLDTGGSPISSYMVRYKSSKDDEWREKDLLRNATEIYLHDLKYSSDYHLEIIAQNPKGPSMPATLNFTVPQPSAATKAGLGKGGVVGIVMFIFLILLIAVDATCCYTNRCGMLMFLAVKLFGQKVPGAKGMEEGDTNGMKEPANGDPTTEA from the exons ATGGCTGCTACTGGGTTGCTGATGAAATGTTGTGTTCTTCTCACGTACTGCATATTGACAG CTCAATCACATGCACCTTCCATTGTTATGAGTGACCCTGATGTAAAAGTGGGTACTGATAAAGTTCTTCCCTGTAAAG CTGGTGCAGAAGGAACCATCACATGGTGGCACAACGGTGAGGAGCTAGAGGAAGGTGATGAAACCTCCAATAAGCTTGTCGAAAAAATCGATGAAACCTCCAGTAAGCTTACAATAAAAAATGCCAAATTGTCAGACTCGGGGACATACATGTGTAAGTGTGAATACGATGCGTCGGGTGAGGAGAAGAAGATATCCGTTGAACTCTTTGTATATG AGCCCATTACCTTTGGCCAAACCGCGACATACCATGAGTTCCTGCAGGGCTCCAAGGCCCTCATCCCCTGTCTCGCCACCGGGAAGCCGGCTGTGGAGGTCCAGTGGCTACAGAGCAACACACGGCTGGTGACTGATGGTATGCGGGGCACTCTCGCCTCCGaatcctctgctctcttctgtg GAAAGTCACGGATCACCATGCGGCCAGACCACTCGCTCCAGATTGAAAATGTTCAGAGAGATGACAGGGCCACGTATACCTGCAAAGCCTGGATACAAGGACGCCCAGTGCATAGTGAGATAGAAATCTCTGTTGTCATCAACG TTCCTCCATCAGTGGAAATAAAAGATAAAATGAAAAGTGTTAAAAGTGGAGCTGATGCTTCAACCTCAATATCCTGTGCAACCTCCGGAGTACCCCAGCCAAACATCTCATGGGTAAT GCCTATTGGACTGGACCCTGAGCGCCACAAGTTCAACTCAGACAAGAGCGAGCTCACCATAACACCTGTGAAACCAGAGGACAATGGAGAGTACATTTGCACGGCCAAAAATAAGATTGGAGAGGCAACGGCCACCGCTTTTCTTGATGTCTCAG AACACCCAGTGGTGATTCTGAGTGAGACTGAAGTACGAGTCAAGCCGACAGAGATGGTGTCTGTGTCCTGCAATATCACAGGGAAGCCCACCCCAACTCTAAACTGGATTAAGAAGGGCTCAGATGGAATCACG GGCTTGAGGAGCAGCGGCCGAATCAGAGTTGAGGGATCCGACCTGATCATTGAGAACGTGGCGCCCTCCGATGGCGGTCTGTATTCCTGCATCGCCAACAGCAGCTCTGGGATCCAAGAGGAGGACTTCAGTTTGCAGA cCTACCCAGGGAAGCCCACACAAGTGTCCGTGAAGGAGGGAGCAGCTGCGGCCACGTTCAGTCTGGGTCTCCCTGTGGTGGACGGAGGCTCCCCCATCACTGGCTACATCCTCCAGTGGAGGCAGAGTGCACAGCAGGAGTGGAACCAAACCGTCATCCAGGCCACTG ATCCTATGGTTGCCACGCCTTTGTTGCCCTACACTAAATATTCCCTTCGCCTGGCGGCCCAGAATGCTGTTGGAGCAGGAGAGTTCTCTGATGCCAATGACGTTCGCACTCTGGGAGCGCG AGGTGAACCAGACAAACCTTTCCTCACAGATGACGGCATAGTGTTTGAAGACAACATTGCTAGGATCCCCTTTAAGCAACTAGACACTGGTGGTTCCCCTATCAGTTCCTACATGGTCCGTTACAAGTCG AGCAAAGATGATGAGTGGAGGGAGAAGGATCTGCTCCGAAACGCCACAGAGATCTACCTCCATGACCTGAAGTACAGCTCTGACTACCACCTGGAGATCATTGCTCAGAACCCCAAAGGACCATCCATGCCCGCCACGCTGAACTTCACTGTCCCACAGCCCAGCGCAG CAACTAAAGCCGGTTTGGGGAAGGGTGGTGTGGTTGGCATAGTGAtgttcatcttcctcatcctgctCATCGCTGTGGATGCCACCTGTTGCTATACCAACCGCTGTGGCATGCTGATGTTCCTGGCAGTCAAGCTGTTTGGACAGAAGGTGCCAGGGGCAAAGGGCATGGAGGAGGGCGACACAAATGGCAT
- the ncam3 gene encoding neural cell adhesion molecule 1 isoform X2: MAATGLLMKCCVLLTYCILTAQSHAPSIVMSDPDVKVGTDKVLPCKAGAEGTITWWHNGEELEEGDETSNKLVEKIDETSSKLTIKNAKLSDSGTYMCKCEYDASGEEKKISVELFVYEPITFGQTATYHEFLQGSKALIPCLATGKPAVEVQWLQSNTRLVTDGKSRITMRPDHSLQIENVQRDDRATYTCKAWIQGRPVHSEIEISVVINVPPSVEIKDKMKSVKSGADASTSISCATSGVPQPNISWVMPIGLDPERHKFNSDKSELTITPVKPEDNGEYICTAKNKIGEATATAFLDVSEHPVVILSETEVRVKPTEMVSVSCNITGKPTPTLNWIKKGSDGITGLRSSGRIRVEGSDLIIENVAPSDGGLYSCIANSSSGIQEEDFSLQTYPGKPTQVSVKEGAAAATFSLGLPVVDGGSPITGYILQWRQSAQQEWNQTVIQATDPMVATPLLPYTKYSLRLAAQNAVGAGEFSDANDVRTLGARGEPDKPFLTDDGIVFEDNIARIPFKQLDTGGSPISSYMVRYKSSKDDEWREKDLLRNATEIYLHDLKYSSDYHLEIIAQNPKGPSMPATLNFTVPQPSAATKAGLGKGGVVGIVMFIFLILLIAVDATCCYTNRCGMLMFLAVKLFGQKVPGAKGMEEGDTNGIDMKVNGVESPRGSIPKEQAPNGQSKGAQSEVTCDKAPLTKFEKEPANGDPTTEA, translated from the exons ATGGCTGCTACTGGGTTGCTGATGAAATGTTGTGTTCTTCTCACGTACTGCATATTGACAG CTCAATCACATGCACCTTCCATTGTTATGAGTGACCCTGATGTAAAAGTGGGTACTGATAAAGTTCTTCCCTGTAAAG CTGGTGCAGAAGGAACCATCACATGGTGGCACAACGGTGAGGAGCTAGAGGAAGGTGATGAAACCTCCAATAAGCTTGTCGAAAAAATCGATGAAACCTCCAGTAAGCTTACAATAAAAAATGCCAAATTGTCAGACTCGGGGACATACATGTGTAAGTGTGAATACGATGCGTCGGGTGAGGAGAAGAAGATATCCGTTGAACTCTTTGTATATG AGCCCATTACCTTTGGCCAAACCGCGACATACCATGAGTTCCTGCAGGGCTCCAAGGCCCTCATCCCCTGTCTCGCCACCGGGAAGCCGGCTGTGGAGGTCCAGTGGCTACAGAGCAACACACGGCTGGTGACTGATG GAAAGTCACGGATCACCATGCGGCCAGACCACTCGCTCCAGATTGAAAATGTTCAGAGAGATGACAGGGCCACGTATACCTGCAAAGCCTGGATACAAGGACGCCCAGTGCATAGTGAGATAGAAATCTCTGTTGTCATCAACG TTCCTCCATCAGTGGAAATAAAAGATAAAATGAAAAGTGTTAAAAGTGGAGCTGATGCTTCAACCTCAATATCCTGTGCAACCTCCGGAGTACCCCAGCCAAACATCTCATGGGTAAT GCCTATTGGACTGGACCCTGAGCGCCACAAGTTCAACTCAGACAAGAGCGAGCTCACCATAACACCTGTGAAACCAGAGGACAATGGAGAGTACATTTGCACGGCCAAAAATAAGATTGGAGAGGCAACGGCCACCGCTTTTCTTGATGTCTCAG AACACCCAGTGGTGATTCTGAGTGAGACTGAAGTACGAGTCAAGCCGACAGAGATGGTGTCTGTGTCCTGCAATATCACAGGGAAGCCCACCCCAACTCTAAACTGGATTAAGAAGGGCTCAGATGGAATCACG GGCTTGAGGAGCAGCGGCCGAATCAGAGTTGAGGGATCCGACCTGATCATTGAGAACGTGGCGCCCTCCGATGGCGGTCTGTATTCCTGCATCGCCAACAGCAGCTCTGGGATCCAAGAGGAGGACTTCAGTTTGCAGA cCTACCCAGGGAAGCCCACACAAGTGTCCGTGAAGGAGGGAGCAGCTGCGGCCACGTTCAGTCTGGGTCTCCCTGTGGTGGACGGAGGCTCCCCCATCACTGGCTACATCCTCCAGTGGAGGCAGAGTGCACAGCAGGAGTGGAACCAAACCGTCATCCAGGCCACTG ATCCTATGGTTGCCACGCCTTTGTTGCCCTACACTAAATATTCCCTTCGCCTGGCGGCCCAGAATGCTGTTGGAGCAGGAGAGTTCTCTGATGCCAATGACGTTCGCACTCTGGGAGCGCG AGGTGAACCAGACAAACCTTTCCTCACAGATGACGGCATAGTGTTTGAAGACAACATTGCTAGGATCCCCTTTAAGCAACTAGACACTGGTGGTTCCCCTATCAGTTCCTACATGGTCCGTTACAAGTCG AGCAAAGATGATGAGTGGAGGGAGAAGGATCTGCTCCGAAACGCCACAGAGATCTACCTCCATGACCTGAAGTACAGCTCTGACTACCACCTGGAGATCATTGCTCAGAACCCCAAAGGACCATCCATGCCCGCCACGCTGAACTTCACTGTCCCACAGCCCAGCGCAG CAACTAAAGCCGGTTTGGGGAAGGGTGGTGTGGTTGGCATAGTGAtgttcatcttcctcatcctgctCATCGCTGTGGATGCCACCTGTTGCTATACCAACCGCTGTGGCATGCTGATGTTCCTGGCAGTCAAGCTGTTTGGACAGAAGGTGCCAGGGGCAAAGGGCATGGAGGAGGGCGACACAAATGGCAT TGACATGAAGGTGAATGGGGTAGAATCTCCGCGGGGTAGCATTCCAAAAGAGCAGGCGCCAAACGGCCAATCCAAAGGGGCGCAGTCTGAGGTCACCTGCGACAAAGCACCTCTCACCAAATTTGA